TGTGGCTCTCGGTCTTCTTGGGCAGCAGCACGGCCTGGATGTTGGGCAGCACCCCGCCCTGCGCGATGGTCACCTTGCCCAGCAGCTTGTTGAGCTCCTCGTCGTTGCGGATGGCCAGCTGGAGGTGGCGCGGGATGATGCGCGTCTTCTTGTTGTCGCGGGCCGCGTTGCCCGCCAGCTCCAGGATCTCGGCCGTCAGGTACTCCAGCACGGCCGCCAGGTACACCGGGGCGCCGGCGCCCACCCGCTCCGCGTAGTTGCCCTTGCGCAGCAGCCGGTGCACGCGGCCCACGGGGAACTGCAGCCCGGCCCGCGACGAGCGCGACTTGGCCTTGGCGCGCGCCTTCCCGCCCTGCTTCCCGCGCCCGGACATCGCTCCCGACTCTCTTCCGCAGCGGCCGCCTAAACTGACGTGAGACACGCGTCGTTAtgccccccacccgccccctTTTATAGTTTCCCCGCGCGCCCCGGCGCACTTTCTGATTGGCTGTAGCACCCTCTCGCTCACGCCGACCAATGGCGCTGCGGATCCAAATCTACCCAATGAGAGAGCAGCGTCTGCCCCCGCCCGgcgccgggggggcgggg
The Phalacrocorax aristotelis chromosome 1, bGulAri2.1, whole genome shotgun sequence DNA segment above includes these coding regions:
- the LOC142050596 gene encoding histone H2A type 2-C, with translation MSGRGKQGGKARAKAKSRSSRAGLQFPVGRVHRLLRKGNYAERVGAGAPVYLAAVLEYLTAEILELAGNAARDNKKTRIIPRHLQLAIRNDEELNKLLGKVTIAQGGVLPNIQAVLLPKKTESHKAKSK